The following are from one region of the Rhodothermus sp. genome:
- a CDS encoding orotate phosphoribosyltransferase, with protein MAERTLSPSAYADLVDLGRRLYARALVRREQEPITDPRGQPIGWLLDTRIPMLEGNTFREVGCVLAERIRARGLRQIAGFGFGAYALVCAVLSAPPPPGAPELRGGFVREQRKPYGRHRLVEGPLRREEPVVLVDDILNSGRSAARAIALLRSDGFQVDGVLTLFNFTWSNGRARLEAEGLWVDSLLDLNLRDGPRSASDSL; from the coding sequence ATGGCAGAGCGTACCCTGAGCCCGTCGGCTTATGCCGACCTGGTTGACCTCGGGCGTCGGTTATATGCCCGCGCGCTGGTGCGCCGCGAGCAGGAACCTATCACCGATCCGCGCGGCCAGCCCATCGGTTGGCTGCTGGACACCCGGATTCCGATGCTGGAAGGAAATACCTTTCGGGAAGTTGGTTGTGTGCTGGCCGAGCGGATACGTGCCCGCGGGCTGCGGCAGATCGCTGGCTTTGGGTTTGGTGCCTACGCCCTGGTTTGCGCTGTTCTCTCGGCCCCGCCGCCGCCCGGGGCCCCGGAGCTGCGCGGTGGATTCGTCCGCGAGCAGCGCAAGCCCTACGGCCGCCATCGGCTGGTTGAGGGCCCCCTGCGCCGCGAAGAGCCCGTGGTGCTGGTAGACGACATCCTCAACAGTGGTCGAAGTGCAGCCCGCGCTATAGCACTGCTACGAAGCGACGGCTTTCAGGTGGATGGCGTATTGACGCTGTTCAATTTTACCTGGAGCAATGGCCGCGCACGCCTGGAAGCCGAAGGGCTCTGGGTCGATTCCCTGTTGGATCTAAACCTGCGGGATGGACCTCGAAGTGCATCGGACTCCCTGTAG